The region CAGTTCTAGTATCTCGATTTCTCGTGGTGTTAGCACCTCTACCATCACTTCATCTGAAAAGATCTTACCTCCTAGATAAATCTTTTCCAGTTTTTTCACCAACTCATCTGGATCTATACTTTTATCTAGAAAGCCATAAGCCCCCATAACTTTAGCTCGATGTTCATACATTTTTTTACTGTAACCTGTCAAAATCACAACCTTACTAGAACAACCATTGTCGATAATCTCTTGTGCCAAGGTCAGCCCATCATCTTGATACAGACTCGTCAGGTTAATATCAATCAAAATAATGTCGTAGTCATTAAAAGCAATCTCCGAAATAGTCGAAAAATTATCTACTAACTGGACCTTTTTAATGTTTTCCGATAACTCTAAAATCATCTTGATACTTTGGCTAAATAATTTATGATCATCAATTAACAAAATTTTCATAACACAACTCCTTATCAATCGGGAGAGTAATTTCTACACGAAATCTCTTATTATTTTCAAAAATCTGCATTTGACCACCTAAAACACTAATTTTATTAGACATATTTTTCAAGCCATAACCTAAGGATTTTTCTGTTTGAAGGCAGTCATTTTCAGAAATGATAAAAATAGTGTCATCATGCACATCAATCTTCAAAGAAATCCTTCCACCACTAGCGTACTTAACGGCATTGGTCGCCAATTCCTCAACCAGACGATAGGCAATTTTATCGTAAGGAGATAAAAGCCTAAAGTGGACAGGAAACTGTGTGACGACTTCATTTTCTGCGTGATAGCGCTTGACAATCCGATTAATCAGCCCTTGATACTGGATGTCTAACTGCTCGTCTGTTTCTACCATTGGCTGATAATAATCCATCCGCTCGCAAATCCGCTGAACCAACTCCTCTGTCACCAGATTGATCTGTTCACCAAAAGCTTGATTGCTACTATATTTATTGAAATTTTTTATTGCCATCACATTTTGCAGGATTTCATTGTGAAGAAATT is a window of Streptococcus mitis DNA encoding:
- a CDS encoding response regulator transcription factor, giving the protein MKILLIDDHKLFSQSIKMILELSENIKKVQLVDNFSTISEIAFNDYDIILIDINLTSLYQDDGLTLAQEIIDNGCSSKVVILTGYSKKMYEHRAKVMGAYGFLDKSIDPDELVKKLEKIYLGGKIFSDEVMVEVLTPREIEILELVRNGLTIDDVCDKVYVSKRTVSNHLANIFSKLGVTNRQEAIHIAEQLGYFPPD
- a CDS encoding ATP-binding protein, with translation MNLVWYLEILGILAFLHFKTIVSSLQKRVSELKLSYIKAFSRLFLLVMFLLVGIFIIFRLDLNTSFLVLNIMLLLFGICSEELIRLFRSAEMLDSRDYVKVLFLKRNRMVKNLLANEDTEQQFSEFLHNEILQNVMAIKNFNKYSSNQAFGEQINLVTEELVQRICERMDYYQPMVETDEQLDIQYQGLINRIVKRYHAENEVVTQFPVHFRLLSPYDKIAYRLVEELATNAVKYASGGRISLKIDVHDDTIFIISENDCLQTEKSLGYGLKNMSNKISVLGGQMQIFENNKRFRVEITLPIDKELCYENFVN